The following is a genomic window from Pseudomonas lurida.
TGAAGGTGCAAAAGCGCGACCCCCGTGAAGCCCGCGAGCAGGCAGAGAGGCTGCTGGACCGTGTAGGCCTGGCCGACAAGCGCGACGCCTTCCCGCGCCAGCTGTCCGGTGGCCAGCAGCAACGCATCGCCATCGTTCGCTCGCTGTGCATGAACCCCCAGGTCATGCTGTTTGACGAAGTCACCGCCGCCCTCGACCCAGAGATGGTCAAGGAGGTGCTGGAAGTGATCCAGGGCCTGGCCCGCGATGGCATGACCCTGTTGATCGTCACCCACGAAATGGCCTTTGCCCGCGCCGTCGCCGACCGCGTGGTGTTCATGGAGGCCGGTCGGATCCTCGAACACAACACCCCCGAAGAATTCTTTACGAACCCGCAAACCGCACGCGCGCAGCAGTTCCTGGAGAAGTTCTCCTTTGTTTCAACACTGCCCAAAAAGACCAAGGAACTGGAGCTGATATGAAAAAGTTACTGCTGCCACTGTTTGCCGTCGCGTTACTGGCCGGCTGCGACAAAAAGGCCGAAGAGCCCACCAAACCGGCGGCTGCCGCCGTGAGCTACATCGACAAGATCAAGGCGCGGGACAAGCTGATTGTCGGCGTCTTCACCGACAAGCCGCCGTTCGGCTTCGTCAACGAAGCCGGCCGCTATGTCGGCTTCGATACCGACATCGGCCGCCAATTCGCCAAGGACCTGCTGGGTGATGAAAACAAGGTGGAGTTTGTCGCCGTCGAGCCGGCCAGCCGTATTCCTTTCCTGCAAAGCGACAAGGTCGACTTGATCCTCGCCAACATGACCGTGACCCCGGAGCGCAAGGAAGCGGTGGACTTCACCAACCCCAACCTGAAAGTCGCGGTACAGGCCCTGGTGCCAAAGGACAGCGCAGTGAAAAGCCTGGATGACCTGGCTACCCGCACCACCATCGTGACCACCGGCACCACGGCCGACATCTGGCTGACCAAGAACCACCCGGACTGGAAACTGCTCAAGTTCGAGAAAAACTCCGAGTCGCTGCAAGCGCTGTCGGCCGGGCGTGGCGATGCTTATGCCCAGGACAACCTGGTGCTGTTCAGCTGGGCCAAGCAGAATCCCGGTTACCGTGTGCTGGAAGAGAAGCTCGGTGATGAAGCGCCGATTGCGCCCGCTGTGAAGAAGGGCAACATCGAACTGCGCGACTGGGTGAATGCCGAGTTGGCGAAGTTGGGTGAGGAGAAATTCTTGCTCAAGCTGTACGACCAATATGTGCGTAAGGAATTGAGCGACGATACGAAGCCTGAGAGTGTGATTGTTGAAGGCGGTAAGTGGCAGGGCTGATAACGTTATCGCCGGCTTGCAGGCCGACCCCTATCTGACGGTAACCCGCGCTCCAAAATGTGGGAGCGGGCTTGCCCGCGAAGGCGCCCTGACAGCCAACCACCATCTTCCTGACACCCCGCGACCCAAAACTGTGGGAGCGGGCTTGCCCGCGAAAGCGCCCTGACAGCCAACCACTCTCTTCCTGACACCCCACGATCCGAAAATGTGGGAGCGGGCTTGCCCGCGAAGGCGGCCCGACAGCCAACCACAATCTTCCTGACACCCCGCGACCCAAAAATGTGGGAGCGGGCTTGCTCGCGAAAGCGCCCTGACAGCCAACCACTCTCTTCCTGACACCCCACGATCCAAAAATGTGGGAGCGGGCTTGCTCGCGAAAGCTGCCTGACAGCCAACCACTCTCTTCCTGACACCCCGCGATCCAACTGTGGGAGCGGGCTTGCCCGCGAAGGCGGCCTTACAGCCGACCTGGATGTTGGATCAGACCGGGTACATATCCGTTATTTAGGTTACGGCTGATATTGGTTCCGCTCTTACAGCGGGTCACTTTGGAAAAGAGCCCCAAAGTAACCAAAAGGCTCTTGCCCCAACACTCGGCACCTCGCCTAGGCTCGGTGTGCCCGTCATCCGACAGGGATTTGGGGGGCCGCCGCCACGCGCCCTCCATGGCGCGGGGCGGCTAAACCGGCATCCCTGCCGGTTTACCCCCCAAATCCCTGTCGAATTCCGGCCAGCGTGTTTGATGGGGCGCCTGAGATCAAAAGCACGATCAAGATCAAGATCAAGATCAAGATCAAGATCAAGATCAAGATCAAGATCAAGATCAAGATCAAGATCAAGATCAAGATCAAGATCAAGAGCGGCTCGCTTCGCATCGTGGTTGGGGTTGGGGTTGGGGGTGGTGGACAGGCTACTGCTATTGCGGCCAATGCCAGGCCGGCGCGTCCAGGATGCCCTGGCCGACGATGCGGGTTTCCCCCAATACTTTCTCCAGCACAATCGAATTACACCCTTCATCCTGCTGCAACGCCGCGATCAGGCGGCTGGCATGGGACACCACCCATACCTGGCACTGCTGGGATGCCTGGATGATCAGGCGCGCCAATGCCGGCAGCAGGTCCGGGTGCAAGCTGGTCTCCGGCTCGTTCAGCACCATCATGGTCGGCGGCCGCGGTGTGAGCAGCGCTGCGATCAGCAGTAGGTAGCGCAAGGTGCCGTCGGACAACTCTGCCGCTGACAGCGGCCGCAGCAAGCCCTCCTGATAGAACTCAATTGCAAAGCGTCCGCCCTGCAACGGCTCAATGTTCAAGCGCGCGCCGGGGAATGCATCGCTGACCGCCCGTTGCAACGCCTCGGGGTCACCAATCTCCCGGATCGTCTGCAACGCTGCCGCCAGGTCGCGGCCATCGTGGTGCAGCACGGGTGTGCGCGTGCCTAATTGTGGCTGGCGTACCGGTGCATCCACGTCACTGCGAAAGTGATCGTAAAAGCGCCAGCCGCGAATGCTTTCGCGCAGCAGCAACACCTCCGGCGAGCCGCGCAGGCTGCCGACCTGGTCAAACAGGCTGTGGTAGTTGGGTGTGTGCTGGGCGAGGACGTCCCAGTTCCGACCGTCGCGCGCACGCACCATAGGCCCTGAGCGCTGCACCAGCAGGCTGGCCGGGCGGTAGACATGGCCGGCCCAGATGCATTCCTTCTTCACCTCCGGGTCGAGGGCGAAATAGGACAGCGTTTTTTCCGGCAGCCCCAGGGAGATGGCGTAGCTGAAGTCTTCGCCGGCAAAGCCCAGGCGCAGGCGTTTGGCACCCTGGCGGACGATGGGCTCCACCGGCACCTCACCGTTGTGCATGCGCCGGCTGATGGTCTCCGGCCCGGCCCAGAAGGTCGAGTCCAGTCCACCTTCACGGGCCAGCGCATTGATCACCCCGCCCTGTGCGGTTTCCGCCAGCAGGCGCAGGGCGCGGTACAAGTTGGACTTGCCGCTGCCGTTGGGGCCGGTGACCAGGTTCAGCCGGTCCAGGGGCACTACCAATTTGTTGATCGAGCGGTAATTGGCTACCGCGAGGGTCTTGAGCATGGGTATTCAGTCGGCTTGGGAACCATTGGAGTATGGGAGCCTCCATGCAGATAAGGAACCCTGAACTAAGCTCACAGTCGCATACACACTGGCAACTCGGCATCACGCAAAAGGAGCCTGCATGGGCGGTCGCACCTCACTATTTTTACTCAGCCTTGGCCTGGTGGCGCTGCTGAGCGGCTGTGGCGAAGAAAAGGCTGAACCCAAGGCCCATTCACGGGTATTTGTGCAGACGGTGCAGCCGGCGGACTTTGCCGCGGCGGTGACGCTGACGGGGGATATCCAGGCGCGGGTGCAAACCGACCTGTCCTTTCGCGTCGGCGGCAAGATCATCCAGCGCATGGTGGACGTGGGAGACCGTGTGACGGCCAAGCAAGTGCTGGCCAAGCTCGACCCCAAGGATCTGCAGACCAACGTCGATTCCGCCCAGGCCCA
Proteins encoded in this region:
- a CDS encoding AAA family ATPase → MLKTLAVANYRSINKLVVPLDRLNLVTGPNGSGKSNLYRALRLLAETAQGGVINALAREGGLDSTFWAGPETISRRMHNGEVPVEPIVRQGAKRLRLGFAGEDFSYAISLGLPEKTLSYFALDPEVKKECIWAGHVYRPASLLVQRSGPMVRARDGRNWDVLAQHTPNYHSLFDQVGSLRGSPEVLLLRESIRGWRFYDHFRSDVDAPVRQPQLGTRTPVLHHDGRDLAAALQTIREIGDPEALQRAVSDAFPGARLNIEPLQGGRFAIEFYQEGLLRPLSAAELSDGTLRYLLLIAALLTPRPPTMMVLNEPETSLHPDLLPALARLIIQASQQCQVWVVSHASRLIAALQQDEGCNSIVLEKVLGETRIVGQGILDAPAWHWPQ
- a CDS encoding transporter substrate-binding domain-containing protein, encoding MKKLLLPLFAVALLAGCDKKAEEPTKPAAAAVSYIDKIKARDKLIVGVFTDKPPFGFVNEAGRYVGFDTDIGRQFAKDLLGDENKVEFVAVEPASRIPFLQSDKVDLILANMTVTPERKEAVDFTNPNLKVAVQALVPKDSAVKSLDDLATRTTIVTTGTTADIWLTKNHPDWKLLKFEKNSESLQALSAGRGDAYAQDNLVLFSWAKQNPGYRVLEEKLGDEAPIAPAVKKGNIELRDWVNAELAKLGEEKFLLKLYDQYVRKELSDDTKPESVIVEGGKWQG
- a CDS encoding DUF2197 domain-containing protein encodes the protein MAKKRLNPRPIHGYLCRRCSRRTLPRR
- a CDS encoding amino acid ABC transporter ATP-binding protein, translated to MSALIEFQGFNKFFGDQQVLKGIDLSVQSGEVVVILGPSGCGKSTLLRCLNGLEVAHSGSLRFAGKQLLDKSTDWRQVRQDIGMVFQSYHLFPHMSVLDNILLGPLKVQKRDPREAREQAERLLDRVGLADKRDAFPRQLSGGQQQRIAIVRSLCMNPQVMLFDEVTAALDPEMVKEVLEVIQGLARDGMTLLIVTHEMAFARAVADRVVFMEAGRILEHNTPEEFFTNPQTARAQQFLEKFSFVSTLPKKTKELELI